A region of Streptomyces sp. NBC_01788 DNA encodes the following proteins:
- the topA gene encoding type I DNA topoisomerase translates to MSPTSETAQGGRRLVIVESPAKAKTIKGYLGPGYIVEASVGHIRDLPSGAAEVPEKYTGEVRRLGVDVEHDFQPIYVVNADKKAQVKKLKDLLKESDELFLATDEDREGEAIAWHLQEVLKPKIPVKRMVFHEITKDAIREAVANPRQLNQRLVDAQETRRILDRLYGYEVSPVLWKKVMPRLSAGRVQSVATRLVVERERERMAFRSAAYWDLTGTFATGRAGDPSDPSSLVARLQTVDGRRVAQGRDFDSLGRLKNESILHLDEANARALAAALEDTRFSVRSVESKPYRRSPYAPFRTTTLQQEASRKLGFGAKATMQIAQKLYENGFITYMRTDSTTLSDTAIAAARAQVTHLYGADYLPPQPRTYAGKVKNAQEAHEAIRPSGDRFRTPAETSLTGDQFKLYELIWKRTVASQMKDATGNSVTVRIGGTAADGRDVEFSASGKTITFHGFLKAYVEGADDPNAELDDRERRLPQVGEGDALTAEEITVDGHATKPPARYTEASLVKELEEREIGRPSTYASIIGTILDRGYVFKKGTALVPSFLSFAVVNLLEKHFGRLVDYDFTARMEDDLDRIARGEAKAVPWLKRFYFGETASGSGPGGAAEAGNGDGDHLGGLKELVTDLGAIDAREVSSFPVGNDIVLRVGRYGPYIERGEKETDTHQRADIPDDLAPDELSVEFAEELLARPSGDFELGADPATGHTIVAKDGRYGPYVTEVLPEGTRKTGKNAVKARTASLFKSMSLDTVTLDDALKLMSLPRVVGADAEGQEITAQNGRYGPYLKKGTDSRSLQSEDQLFTITLEEALAIYAQPKQRGRAAAKPPLKELGADPVSGKPVVVKDGRFGPYVTDGETNATLRSGDSVEAITPERGFELLAEKRAKSPAKKTAKKAAAKKTTAKKTASTAAKKTAAKKTTTAKKTVAKKTTAKKTTAKKTTAKATAAEAAED, encoded by the coding sequence TTGTCCCCGACCAGCGAGACCGCACAGGGCGGCCGCCGACTCGTCATCGTCGAGTCGCCTGCCAAGGCGAAGACGATCAAGGGCTACCTCGGCCCCGGCTACATCGTCGAGGCGAGCGTCGGGCACATCCGCGACCTTCCCAGCGGCGCCGCGGAGGTGCCCGAGAAGTACACCGGCGAGGTCCGCCGCCTCGGTGTGGACGTGGAACACGACTTCCAGCCGATCTATGTCGTCAACGCGGACAAGAAGGCCCAGGTCAAGAAGCTCAAGGATCTGCTGAAGGAGTCCGACGAGCTGTTCCTCGCCACCGATGAGGACCGCGAGGGCGAGGCCATCGCCTGGCACCTTCAGGAGGTGCTCAAGCCGAAGATCCCGGTCAAGCGGATGGTCTTCCACGAGATCACCAAGGACGCCATCCGGGAGGCGGTCGCCAACCCGCGCCAGCTCAACCAGCGGCTGGTCGACGCCCAGGAGACCCGGCGCATCCTCGACCGCCTCTACGGCTACGAGGTCTCGCCCGTGCTGTGGAAGAAGGTCATGCCGCGGCTGTCGGCGGGCCGGGTCCAGTCCGTCGCGACACGGCTCGTGGTCGAGCGGGAGCGCGAGCGCATGGCGTTCCGCTCCGCCGCGTACTGGGACCTGACCGGCACCTTCGCGACCGGCCGCGCGGGCGACCCGAGCGACCCGTCGTCGCTGGTCGCACGCCTGCAGACCGTCGACGGCAGGCGCGTCGCGCAGGGCCGCGACTTCGACTCCCTGGGCCGGCTCAAGAACGAGAGCATCCTCCACCTCGACGAGGCGAACGCCCGTGCGCTAGCCGCCGCCCTGGAGGACACCCGCTTCTCCGTCCGCTCGGTCGAGTCCAAGCCGTACCGCCGCTCGCCGTACGCCCCGTTCCGTACGACGACGCTCCAGCAGGAGGCCAGCCGCAAGCTCGGCTTCGGGGCGAAGGCGACCATGCAGATCGCGCAGAAGCTGTACGAGAACGGCTTCATCACGTACATGCGTACGGACTCCACGACCCTGAGCGACACGGCGATCGCCGCCGCGCGCGCCCAGGTCACCCACCTCTACGGCGCCGACTACCTGCCGCCGCAGCCCCGTACGTACGCCGGCAAGGTCAAGAACGCGCAGGAGGCGCACGAGGCGATCCGTCCTTCGGGTGATCGTTTCCGCACGCCCGCCGAGACGTCCCTGACCGGCGACCAGTTCAAGCTCTACGAGCTGATCTGGAAGCGGACGGTCGCCTCCCAGATGAAGGACGCGACCGGCAACAGCGTGACCGTGCGGATCGGCGGCACCGCGGCCGACGGCCGGGACGTGGAGTTCAGCGCCTCCGGCAAGACGATCACCTTCCACGGCTTCCTCAAGGCGTACGTCGAGGGCGCCGACGACCCCAACGCCGAGCTCGACGACCGCGAGCGCCGGCTGCCCCAGGTCGGCGAGGGCGACGCGCTCACGGCCGAGGAGATCACGGTCGACGGCCACGCCACCAAGCCCCCGGCCCGTTACACCGAGGCCAGCCTGGTCAAGGAGCTGGAGGAGCGCGAGATCGGCCGCCCGTCGACGTACGCGTCGATCATCGGCACGATCCTCGACCGCGGCTACGTCTTCAAGAAGGGCACGGCTCTCGTGCCGTCCTTCCTGTCCTTCGCCGTGGTCAACCTCCTGGAGAAGCACTTCGGGCGGCTCGTCGACTACGACTTCACCGCCAGGATGGAGGACGACCTCGACCGCATCGCGCGCGGTGAGGCGAAGGCCGTGCCGTGGCTGAAGCGCTTCTACTTCGGCGAGACGGCGTCCGGCAGCGGCCCCGGCGGCGCCGCCGAGGCCGGCAACGGCGACGGGGACCACCTCGGCGGCCTCAAGGAGCTGGTGACGGACCTGGGCGCCATCGACGCGCGCGAGGTGTCGTCGTTCCCGGTCGGCAACGACATCGTGCTGCGGGTCGGCCGATACGGCCCGTACATCGAGCGCGGTGAGAAGGAGACCGACACCCACCAGCGCGCCGACATCCCGGACGACCTGGCCCCCGACGAGCTGTCCGTCGAGTTCGCCGAGGAACTGCTCGCCAGGCCGAGCGGCGACTTCGAACTGGGCGCCGACCCGGCCACCGGCCACACGATCGTCGCCAAGGACGGCCGCTACGGCCCGTACGTCACCGAGGTGCTCCCCGAGGGCACCCGGAAGACCGGCAAGAACGCGGTCAAGGCGCGTACGGCCTCGCTGTTCAAGTCGATGTCCCTGGACACGGTCACCCTGGACGACGCCCTGAAGCTCATGTCGCTGCCGCGTGTCGTCGGCGCCGACGCGGAGGGCCAGGAGATCACCGCGCAGAACGGCCGCTACGGTCCGTACCTGAAGAAGGGAACGGACTCGCGTTCCCTGCAGTCCGAGGACCAGCTCTTCACGATCACGCTGGAAGAGGCGCTGGCGATCTACGCCCAGCCCAAGCAGCGGGGCCGCGCGGCCGCCAAGCCGCCGCTGAAGGAGCTCGGCGCCGACCCGGTCAGCGGCAAGCCGGTCGTGGTGAAGGACGGCCGCTTCGGCCCGTACGTCACCGACGGCGAGACCAACGCGACTCTGCGCTCCGGCGACAGCGTCGAGGCGATCACCCCGGAGCGCGGTTTCGAGCTCCTCGCCGAGAAGCGCGCGAAGAGCCCGGCCAAGAAGACCGCGAAGAAGGCCGCCGCCAAGAAGACGACGGCGAAGAAGACGGCGTCCACGGCGGCGAAGAAGACCGCGGCGAAGAAGACGACCACCGCCAAGAAGACGGTGGCGAAGAAGACCACCGCGAAGAAGACCACCGCGAAGAAGACCACCGCGAAGGCGACGGCCGCCGAGGCGGCGGAGGACTGA